A genome region from Haliotis asinina isolate JCU_RB_2024 chromosome 11, JCU_Hal_asi_v2, whole genome shotgun sequence includes the following:
- the LOC137256160 gene encoding inositol 2-dehydrogenase-like encodes MAVVNVVVFGCGRMGRVHLTTLAALTRVRVKWVVDDAGIHPRVQQVLESLRLHTTNVADIADVDTVLGDKEVTAVVICTPASNHESLIQAALKAGKHVFCEKPIGLSSESVKSSYRLAAEKDLTLYCGFQRRKDADFSEVYSKIRQGVIGTLRIIKVTSRDGPSHNTADFLKHSGGIFLDSCVHDLDIVCWLAGERPLSLVAYGHAHEEMFAECQDVDMTSIMVKFPSGAIATIDNSRMGAEYGYDQRLEVLGSSGMLKIENPRTSSVQQWCDVGTVLAPMIHDGVQRYLSAYRTEIGHFIDIVTGERERDMSAESVITVSQMVELCQESLDTGRSLPLPQLHI; translated from the exons ATGGCTGTAGTGAACGTTGTTGTGTTTGGCTGTGGACGGATGGGGAGAGTACACTTGACCACCCTGGCTGCACTGACCAGGGTGAGGGTCAAGTGGGTGGTTGATGATGCAGGTATCCACCCTAGAGTCCAGCAAGTGCTTGAATCCCTCCGACTGCACACCACAAACGTGGCTGACATCGCAGATGTTGACACAGTGTTAGGAGACAAAGA GGTGACGGCTGTGGTGATTTGTACCCCTGCCTCAAACCACGAGTCCCTGATACAGGCTGCACTGAAAGCAG GGAAGCATGTGTTCTGTGAGAAGCCCATTGGTCTGAGTAGTGAAAGCGTGAAGTCCAGCTACCGCCTTGCAGCCGAGAAGGACCTGACACTGTACTGTGGCTTCCAGAG ACGAAAGGATGCAGATTTCAGTGAAGTATATTCTAAGATCAGACAGGGCGTCATTGGCACGCTACGCATAATCAAGGTTACGTCCAGAGATGGCCCATCCCACAATACGGCTGACTTCCTTAAACACTCAG gtggaatatttctgGACAGCTGTGTTCACGACTTGGATATTGTATGCTGGTTGGCTGGGGAACGCCCCCTATCTTTAGTAGCGTATGGCCACGCCCATGAAGAGATGTTTGCAGAGTGCCAGGATGTAGACATGACTTCGATCATGGTCAAATTCCCCAGCGGTGCTATAGCAACCATAGACAACTCCCGTATGGGAGCAGAGTATGGCTACGACCAGAGGCTGGAG GTACTGGGTTCTTCAGGGATGTTAAAGATCGAGAATCCCCGGACCAGCAGTGTACAACAGTGGTGTGATGTCGGGACTGTGCTGGCTCCGATGATCCATGATGGAGTACAGCGATACCTGTCAGCATACAGGACTGAGATAGGGCATTTCATTGACATTGTTACAG GTGAGAGGGAGCGTGACATGAGTGCCGAGAGTGTCATAACAGTCAGCCAGATGGTGGAACTCTGCCAGGAGTCTCTTGACACTGGACGCTCACTGCCTCTGCCGCAACTCCACATATAG